In Phragmites australis chromosome 16, lpPhrAust1.1, whole genome shotgun sequence, one DNA window encodes the following:
- the LOC133896314 gene encoding dof zinc finger protein MNB1A-like: protein MQEAAEPGRWPAQQFVGVDLRRPKGYAAPSAAAASQPAAGEGYPCPRCESRDTKFCYYNNYNTSQPRHFCKGCRRYWTKGGTLRSVPVGGGKRKKPSSSSSPSSSPAAKPKKSYKKKRRVARPEPSTPIAADSAKTTTETTTTTDAASEVTTELVVPAAEEDSLAYLLQPDDAAAVALGLGLSEFPVGKLGLVDPDSFEWPAAFDLGACWGSAGFADPDPALFLNLP from the coding sequence ATGCAGGAAGCGGCCGAGCCCGGCCGCTGGCCGGCGCAGCAGTTCGTCGGCGTCGACCTCCGCCGGCCCAAGGGGTACGCCGCACCTTCCGCCGCTGCGGCGAGCCAGCCAGCGGCGGGGGAGGGATACCCATGCCCGCGGTGCGAGTCGCGGGACACCAAGTTCTGCTACTACAACAACTACAACACGTCCCAGCCGCGCCACTTCTGCAAGGGCTGCCGCCGCTACTGGACCAAGGGCGGCACACTCCGCAGCGTCCCCGTCGGGGGCGGCAAGCGCAAGAAGCCGTCTTCGTCGTCGTCCCCCTCTTCATCCCCGGCCGCCAAGCCCAAGAAGTCCTACAAGAAGAAGCGCCGCGTTGCGCGCCCCGAGCCCTCCACCCCCATcgccgctgattccgccaagacGACGACCGAAACAACGACGACGACCGACGCCGCTAGCGAGGTTACAACCGAGCTCGTGGTCCCCGCGGCGGAGGAGGACTCCCTCGCCTACCTTCTTCAGCCGGacgacgccgccgccgtggcgctCGGGCTCGGGCTGTCCGAGTTCCCCGTCGGGAAGCTGGGGCTGGTGGATCCCGACTCCTTCGAGTGGCCGGCGGCGTTCGACCTGGGCGCGTGCTGGGGCAGCGCCGGGTTCGCCGACCCGGACCCCGCCCTGTTCCTCAACCTCCCGTGA
- the LOC133896313 gene encoding uncharacterized protein LOC133896313, with protein MDPDGDPAFHRSEAISAVQDVDQYYGEDDDFDELYNDVNVGDGFLRSSHPPPPLPPQKAPPPPLPPQKAPPPQQHHQPHQQLPPPPQLQSLPPQLQSLPPQQQPPPHSLPPPLPQAPLQQKVHVPPVTAPAPSLPPAQPNLPPPPAAPALPPPQHHQIQQGDGFHRPGGNYGGGLVVVGNGGGDGPGSTTLFVGELHWWTTDADLEAELSKFGPVKEVRFFDEKASGKSKGYCQVDFYDLGAAAACKEGMNGHPFNGRPCVVAFASPNTVRRMGEAQVKNQQSMAAQTSSMQPKGGRGGGGAGAPQVGGNYGGGRGGGGGHSGGAGGGGGNWGRGGGGMGGRGPVGNMRRMGPGGGRGIMGNGNMIAPPPPMLPPGGMLGQGFDPTGYGAMGRMGGGFGGFPGGPGAGPFPGLMQPFPPVAPHVNPAFFGRGGMGAGGVGMWPDPSMGGWGGEEQSSYGDDAASDQQYGEGGSHGKERPLEREWSGAPERRREREKDVPPVQEWPERRHRDERDMDRERNRDYERERERDRDRERDRDRDRERDRDREKERHRDDRDRYADYHRHRDRDSERNEDWDRRRSSGIRSRSREVGHSKRRRMTPE; from the coding sequence ATGGACCCCGACGGCGACCCGGCGTTCCACCGGAGCGAGGCCATCTCCGCCGTCCAGGACGTCGACCAGTACTACGGCGAGGACGACGACTTCGATGAGCTCTACAACGACGTCAACGTCGGCGATGGCTTTCTCCGCTCCtcccacccgccgccgccgctgccaccccAGAAGgccccgcctccgccgctgccgccccaGAAGGCCCCGCCTCCGCAGCAACACCACCAGCCGCATCAACAGCTCCCTCCCCCGCCCCAGCTGCAATCGCTGCCGCCCCAGCTGCAATCGCtgccaccgcagcagcagccaccgCCCCATtccctcccgccgccgctgccgcaggCCCCGCTGCAGCAGAAGGTCCACGTGCCTCCCGTGACCGCGCCGGCTCCGAGTCTCCCTCCCGCCCAACCGAatctcccgccgccgccggccgcgccTGCGCTTCCGCCGCCTCAGCACCACCAGATCCAACAGGGCGACGGGTTCCATCGGCCGGGAGGGAACTATGGCGGCGGCCTCGTCGTGGTCGGAAACGGCGGGGGCGACGGCCCTGGCAGCACGACGTTGTTCGTGGGCGAGCTTCACTGGTGGACGACCGATGCGGATCTGGAGGCGGAGCTCAGCAAGTTTGGGCCCGTGAAGGAGGTGAGGTTCTTCGACGAGAAGgccagcggcaagtccaagggGTACTGCCAGGTCGACTTCTACGACCTTGGCGCTGCCGCTGCCTGCAAGGAGGGCATGAACGGGCACCCGTTCAATGGCCGTCCCTGTGTTGTGGCATTCGCCTCGCCGAACACTGTGCGCCGCATGGGCGAGGCGCAGGTGAAGAACCAGCAGTCCATGGCTGCACAGACATCGTCAATGCAGCCAAAGGGTGGCAGAGGGGGCGGTGGTGCTGGAGCGCCTCAGGTGGGTGGTAATTAcggtggtggccgtggtggaggtggtggacaCAGTGGTGGTgcgggtggaggtggtggaaaTTGGGGGAGAGGTGGTGGAGGGATGGGGGGTAGAGGCCCTGTTGGTAATATGAGGAGAATGGGTCCGGGAGGTGGCCGGGGAATAATGGGGAATGGAAACATGattgcaccaccaccaccaatgcTGCCTCCGGGTGGGATGCTGGGTCAGGGCTTTGATCCCACTGGTTATGGCGCAATGGGAAGGATGGGTGGTGGGTTTGGCGGCTTCCCTGGCGGACCAGGCGCTGGGCCATTCCCTGGGTTGATGCAACCATTCCCGCCGGTTGCGCCACATGTAAACCCTGCTTTCTTCGGACGGGGCGGGATGGGGGCTGGTGGGGTGGGTATGTGGCCTGATCCGAGCATGGGGGGTTGGGGTGGGGAGGAACAATCAAGTTATGGGGATGATGCCGCATCTGATCAGCAATATGGGGAAGGGGGAAGCCATGGGAAGGAGAGGCCACTGGAGAGGGAGTGGTCTGGTGCACCAGAGAGGAGGCGTGAGAGGGAGAAGGATGTGCCCCCAGTACAGGAGTGGCCAGAGAGGAGGCATCGAGATGAACGGGACATGGACCGAGAGAGGAATCGTGACTatgaaagagagagggaaagagatCGTGAcagggagagagacagagaccgagacagagagagggacagggatagagagaaggagaggcaCAGGGATGACAGAGATCGCTATGCTGATTATCACAGGCACAGGGATCGCGATTCAGAGCGCAATGAAGACTGGGACAGGAGGAGGTCATCTGGGATACGCAGCAGGTCGAGGGAGGTCGGCCATTCTAAGCGTAGGCGGATGACACCTGAGTAG
- the LOC133895169 gene encoding uncharacterized protein LOC133895169: MASPGSSSPTSPPIPANSGVTVPPAILASSGVTLPSAPTQPYTIQMMNIKSHVPATLDLTKSNYMQWCMFFDYVFDKFSIGAHVNTPPTQTHVDPDWLMIDSAIVNWMYTTISNEVLDLVMCPYNTAYDVWVAIKDLFHDIRLTCVVYLEAKFCSVFQGDMSTLQYCSNFKTLVDTLRDVGQPVHEENQVLNLLWGMNTKFRHAIPIITSKDPLPSLLFVRSSLLLEELQLSQSEKNVTTQALFTQHASEEEVSEPEVFEDPWAWYDVAQTAVSARPSSTAHMGSAKQSSNGDNDDDNGDGDGDDDYKEDND; this comes from the exons ATGGCTTCTCCTGGATCCTCTTCTCCCACCTCCCCACCCATTCCAGCCAACTCCGGTGTCACTGTGCCGCCAGCTATTCTGGCTAGCTCCGGTGTCACCTTGCCATCAGCTCCCACCCAACCCTACACTATTCAGATGATGAACATTAAGTCCCATGTTCCTGCCACTCTTGATCTCACCAAGTCAAATTACATGCAATGGTGTATGTTCTTTGACTATGTCTTTGACAAGTTTTCCATCGGTGCCCACGTCAACACCCCGCCGACGCAAACACATGTTGATCCTGATTGGCTGATGATCGACTCTGCCATCGTAAATTGGATGTACACCACTATCTCTAATGAGGTGTTGGATCTTGTGATGTGCCCTTACAACACTGCCTATGATGTTTGGGTCGCCATCAAGGATCTCTTCCATGACATTCGTCTCACTTGTGTTGTCTACCTTGAAGCCAAATTCTGCAGTGTCTTTCAAGGTGACATGTCCACTCTTCAATACTGCTCTAATTTTAAGACTCTTGTTGACACCCTCCGTGACGTCGGCCAGCCGGTGCACGAGGAGAACCAAGTACTCAACCTATTGTGGGGTATGAACACCAAATTCAGGCATGCCATCCCTATCATCACCTCCAAGGACCCCTTGCCATCCTTGCTCTTTGTTCGATCATCACTGCTTCTTGAAGAGCTCCAACTTTCTCAGTCCGAGAAGAATGTCACCACTCAAGCATTGTTTACCCAACACG CTTCCGAGGAAGAAGTTAGCGAGCCCGAGgtatttgaggacccatgggcttggtatgatgttGCCCAAACTGCTGTCAGTGCCAGACCATCTTCCACTGCTCATATGGGAAGTGCTAAGCAAAGCTCCAACGGCGACAACGACGATGataatggagatggagatggagatgatgaCTACAAGGAGGACAACGACTGA